In Panthera tigris isolate Pti1 chromosome C1, P.tigris_Pti1_mat1.1, whole genome shotgun sequence, the following proteins share a genomic window:
- the LOC102967089 gene encoding proteasome assembly chaperone 4: MVVGGRGLGACGPGPNGQHGGATPDRDISLHNFSTRLWEQLVHFHVMWLTHWLFLWVGAMPHLCNLTVALCSHYDSIPVSTSLLRDTCGMTSTDLTRHLARKTNKQMFVSYNLQNTDSNLTLLVKHRIKEEMEAYPEKF; this comes from the coding sequence ATGGTGGTGGGGGGCCGGGGTCTTGGTGCTTGTGGTCCTGGGCCCAACGGGCAGCATGGAGGGGCCACCCCAGATCGGGACATCTCCCTGCACAACTTCAGCACAAGGCTGTGGGAGCAGCTCGTCCACTTCCACGTCATGTGGCTGACACACTGGCTCTTCCTGTGGGTGGGGGCCATGCCGCACCTGTGCAACCTCACCGTGGCCCTGTGCAGCCACTATGATTCCATCCCCGTGTCTACCTCCCTCCTCAGAGACACTTGTGGCATGACCTCCACTGATCTTACCCGGCACTTAGCCAGGAAGACCAACAAACAGATGTTTGTCAGCTATAACCTTCAAAACACAGATAGTAACCTCACATTACTTGTAAAACACAGGatcaaggaagaaatggaggcttATCCAGAAAAGTTCTAG